Below is a genomic region from Sneathia vaginalis.
GGTCTTCTTGAAGGTTCAACATAGCAAACCTTCCATGGTTCTGGTCCTAATGACATTAAAAATGTATCAGGATTAAAAGTTCCAGCTCCTGTTTCAACATCATATGGATTAGCTAAAACACAACCTTGTTTTTGCCAATACTTTTGTAATGTTAATATTATATTTTGAAAAGTCATTTTTTCTTTCTCCTTTTTAATATATATGCAATTACTATTAAGTATACACCTATGTGTATGTACATATCTGCCACATTAAATATGAAAGACCATATTGTTCTAAAATCTATCATATCTATTACATACCCTCTAAAAAATCTATCAAACATATTGCCTAATGCTCCAGCTACGATAAATAGAACACCTATCTTGGTTAAGTTTGAATATTTACTGAAGTTTTTTAGCTCTGTCACATATACATATATTATTAATATACTACTTACAATAGTAAATGCCCTTATATGCCCTTGAAATATTCCAAATATGCCTCCATGATTTTCAACATAAGTAAAACGTAAAAAATCTCCCATAATTCTAAAAGAATATCCTATTACACCATTTGCTAAACTTCTTATTGCCTGTTTAGTTAACTGATCTATACCTAGCAAAAGGACAACTATTAATGCATATACAATCTCTTCATTATTCTTTTTCATTTAGTTCTCCATTTTGTTTCATTAATCTAAGAA
It encodes:
- the lspA gene encoding signal peptidase II — its product is MKKNNEEIVYALIVVLLLGIDQLTKQAIRSLANGVIGYSFRIMGDFLRFTYVENHGGIFGIFQGHIRAFTIVSSILIIYVYVTELKNFSKYSNLTKIGVLFIVAGALGNMFDRFFRGYVIDMIDFRTIWSFIFNVADMYIHIGVYLIVIAYILKRRKKK